A portion of the Heliangelus exortis chromosome 28, bHelExo1.hap1, whole genome shotgun sequence genome contains these proteins:
- the ANKRD24 gene encoding ankyrin repeat domain-containing protein 24: MEGGGSWLPLRQEPAPARERCWSQLGAGVRGLEPQPALAQAGGQGCMAARRLLLNTMKQICLCAAASFASQDWTKNDEKLLQAVDYNDAGKVTSLLVRKGLVPTKLDSEGKSAFHLAATRGNVDCLEAMLAHGVDAMTKDSSGYTALHLASKHGHPQCVSKLLQASCPVDVADGSGRTALHLAAVSGCISCSEILCDFKAPLNAKDKDGSTPLILAAKMSHSELCRYLLHRGAAVNSRDLQGRTALMLACENGSVETVEVLVNAGARVAVVDSTGHDAAHYSLATGNALIQHFLQEAAQRRSWASEEESTERTSQTSSPSQSSVREKNNTPRKRKAPLPPLGTPSQEDQDAYEEIVRLRQERAQFLQKIRGYEQQEKQRRERAELDEGSLRSMEKQIKELKERLVARDGEKDRLGKEVEALRSRLSSLENEKENTSYDIETLQDEEGDPLEFPGAELLLSKKTLSPSAEELLATLQGQVQSLTVQNKELREKIQVLENYERDESDSSTPRDFVPASLYKALQHQLEQLQAQRSEPLVRDEAGGQREGLTVASQPARTRGESKTASGELREACTLASSSLTAKWEAGAELAEARAALQQAQAALEEREQRVKELQARLEAGAVATGVTASLGASLEEALREKEALLERCGRAEAEAVALRRELEAKARDWRAGSGPKSEPGVLEQRVAELVQQQKEVTAELGHLQETLREREAELGSLRETLATRPVGRREHEEALARLRQAQAEVQGRVPREQHARATAALEEQARALQERMAQLELAAEAKGREAARLQAELATAVPRAEHEAAQEELRAEAAVLSQRLGELSRRHEKTCEEVFRVQRQALFMKSERQAAEDRLAAAEKQLAEAQDEAQQLRKLHGHAEESARLIRDRDRKITELSKEVFRLKEALNALPEPQRSPQSPPDTAVLQARIQALEEKLAEREMQHSRVVTLYRSHLLYAVQGHMDEDVQRLLCQILQMQRLQEQGR, from the exons AGCCAGGACTGGACCAAGAATGATGAGAAGCTCCTGCAAGCTGTGGACTACAACGATGCTGGGAAGGTGACATCTCTTCTCGTCCGCAAGGGCCTGGTCCCCACCAAACTAGACTCAGAGGGCAAATCCGC GTTCCACCTGGCTGCCACGCGGGGGAACGTGGACTGCCTGGAAGCCATGCTGGCTCACGGCGTGGATGCCATGACCAAGGATAGCTCAG GTTACACTGCCCTGCACCTGGCATCCAAGCATGGCCACCCGCAGTGTGTCAGCAAGCTGCTGCAG GCCTCCTGCCCTGTGGACGTGGCTGATGGCAGCGGCCGAACTGCTCTGCACCTCGCAG CGGTCAGCGGCTGCATCTCGTGCTCTGAGATCCTCTGTGATTTCAAAGCTCCCTTGAATGCCAAGGACAAG GATGGCTCCACACCCCTGATCCTTGCTGCCAAGATGAGCCACTCGGAGCTGTGCCGGTACCTGCTGCACCGCGGGGCTGCTGTCAACAGCCGGGACCTGCAGGGGAG GACAGCCTTGATGCTGGCCTGTGAGAATGGCAGTGTGGAGACAGTGGAGGTGCTTGTCAATGCCGGTGCCCGGGTGGCCGTGGTGGACTCCACAGGTCACGATGCTGCCCACTACAGCCTGGCCACAGGCAATGCTCTCATCCAGCACTTCCTGCAAGAGGCTGCTCAGCGCCGGTCCTGGGCCAGTG aagaggagtCAACAGAGAGGACATCCCAG ACATCTTCACCCAGCCAGTCATCTGTGAGGGAGAAAAACAACACACCGAGGAAGAGGAAagcccctctgcctcccctggGCACCCCCAGCCAG GAGGACCAGGACGCCTATGAGGAGATTGTGCGGCTGCGGCAGGAGCGAGCCCAGTTCCTGCAGAAGATCCGGGGCTatgagcagcaggagaagcagagacGGGAG CGGGCAGAGCTGGATGAGGGCTCCTTACGCTCCATGGAGAAGCAG ATTAAGGAGCTGAAAGAGCGGCTGGTGGCACGGGATGGCGAGAAGGACCGTCTGGGCAAGGAGGTGGAGGCTCTGCGGAGTCGCTTGTCCTCACTGGAG AACGAGAAGGAGAACACGAGCTATGACATTGAAACACTGCAGGATGAGGAGGGAGACCCGCTGGAGTTCCCAG gggcagagctgctgctctccaagaAGACACTGAGTCcctctgctgaggagctgctggccacactgcAGGGGCAGGTGCAGTCCCTCACCGTGCAGAACAAggagctgagggaaaaaatacag GTGCTGGAGAACTATGAGCGGGATGAGAGTGACTCGTCCACCCCCAGGGACTTCGTGCCTGCCAGCCTCTACAAGGCTCTCCAACACCAGCTGGAGCAGTTGCAAGCACAGCGCTCGGAGCCACTGGTGAGAGATGAAGCTGGTGGGCAGCGGGAGGGGCTGACTGTTGCCTCACAACCAGCCAGGACCCGGGGCGAGAGCAAGACGGCGTCGGGTGAGCTGCGGGAAGCATGCACGCTGGCTTCTTCCTCCTTGACAGCCAAGTGGGAGGCTGGGGCCGAGCTGGCGGAGGCCCgggcagccctgcagcaggcacaggcGGCCCTGGAGGAGCGGGAGCAGCGggtgaaggagctgcaggctcGTCTGGAGGCCGGCGCGGTGGCCACGGGGGTGACGGCCTCGCTGGGAGCCTCCCTGGAGGAGGCATTGAGGGAGAAGGAGGCTTTGCTGGAGCGCTGCGGGCGGGCGGAGGCTGAGGCGGTGGCCCTGCGGCGGGAGCTGGAGGCCAAGGCGCGAGACTGGCGGGCGGGCAGCGGCCCCAAGTCAGAGCCGGGGGTGCTGGAGCAACGCGTGGCCGAGCtggtgcagcagcagaaggaggtGACGGCCGAGCTGGGGCACCTGCAGGAGACGCTGAGGGAGCGTGAGGCCGAGCTGGGCAGCCTGCGGGAGACGCTGGCCACGCGGCCGGTGGGGCGGCGGGAGCACGAGGAGGCCCTGGCACGGCTGCGGCAGGCACAGGCGGAGGTGCAGGGCCGGGTGCCGCGGGAGCAGCACGCCCGGGCCACGGCGGCGCTGGAGGAGCAGGCACGGGCGCTGCAGGAGCGTAtggcccagctggagctggcgGCAGAGGCCAAGGGGCGCGAGGCCGCCCGGCTGCAGGCGGAGTTGGCCACGGCGGTGCCACGAGCGGAGCACGAGGCGGCACAGGAGGAGCTGCGGGCCGAGGCAGCGGTGCTGAGCCAGCGGCTGGGCGAGCTGTCACGACGGCATGAGAAGACGTGTGAGGAGGTGTTCCGGGTGCAGAGACAGGCCCTCTTCATGAAGAGCGAGAGGCAGGCAGCTGAGGACAGGCTGGCCGCCGCGGAGAAGCAGTTGGCGGAGGCGCAGGATGAGGCACAGCAGCTGCGGAAGCTCCATGGTCATGCCGAGGAATCAGCCCGACTGatcagggacagggacaggaag ATCACCGAGCTCTCCAAGGAGGTCTTCAGGCTGAAGGAAGCCCTGAATGCCCTCCCCGAGCCCCAGAGATCCCCACAGTCACCCCCTGACACCGCTGTGCTCCAGGCCAGGATCCAGGCACTGGAGGAGAAGCTGGCG GAGAGAGaaatgcagcacagcagggtGGTGACGCTGTACCGGAGCCACCTGCTCTATGCAGTGCAG GGCCACATGGACGAGGACGTGCAGAGACTCCTGTGCCAGATCCTGCAGATGCAGcggctgcaggagcagggcagatgA